The following proteins come from a genomic window of Chionomys nivalis chromosome 9, mChiNiv1.1, whole genome shotgun sequence:
- the Nkain4 gene encoding sodium/potassium-transporting ATPase subunit beta-1-interacting protein 4 isoform X3: MGSCSGRCTLLALCALQLVTALERQVFDFLGYQWAPILANFIHIIVVILGLFGTLQYRPRYIVVYAVWAAVWVTWNVFIICFYLEVGGLSKDSELLTFNLSQHRSWWKEHGPGCLHEEAATAGLGAMHGQSLVVDAGCATVYSYMEALHSGLQILLALLGFVYGCYVVSVLTEEEDSCLHK, encoded by the exons GTCACTGCTCTGGAGCGGCAGGTGTTTGACTTCCTGGGCTACCAGTGGGCACCCATCCTGGCCAACTTCATCCACATCATCGTGGTCATCTTGGGACTCTTCGGCACCCTCCAGTATCGGCCACGCTACATTGTGGTG TATGCTGTGTGGGCAGCTGTCTGGGTTACCTGGAATGTCTTCATTATCTGCTTCTACCTGGAAGTGGGGGGCCTCTCAAAG GACAGTGAGCTCTTGACCTTCAATCTCTCCCAGCACCGCTCCTGGTGGAAAGAGCATGGGCCAGGCTGTCTTCATGAAGAGGCAGCCACAGCCGGCCTGGGAGCAATGCATGGCCAGTCCTTGGTGGTAGATGCTGGATGTGCCACGGTGTACAGCTATATGGAAGCCCTGCACAGTGGTCTGCAGATCCTGCTGGCG CTCCTGGGTTTCGTCTATGGCTGCTACGTGGTCAGCGTGCTCACAGAAGAAGAAGACAGCT GCCTGCATAAGTGA
- the Birc7 gene encoding baculoviral IAP repeat-containing protein 7: protein MFSPADWLRATEGRARDLSCGPELSHRGDSNGSTQEQSRPCSAGSHVLGQDCIDGQILGQLRPLSEEQEPSGATFLGEPAFPEMDSEDLRLASFYNWPSTAGIQPEPLAAAGFFHTGQQDKVRCFFCYGGLHSWEQGDDPWTEHARWFPRCQFLLQSKGRHFVERIQACTPLLGSWDQWEEPEDTVPVIPSDTRGIREWSQSPAVPSTAPSQLMANMLQEDEGQTVRARAPAHGGPELFTSRGETQPEDVSEPGAGSVQEQLRQLQEERTCKVCLDRAVSVVFVPCGHLVCPECAPNLQVCPICRVPICSCVRTFLS, encoded by the exons ATGTTCTCTCCTGCAGACTGGCTCCGAGCTACTGAGGGTAGGGCCAGGGACTTGTCCTGTGGCCCAGAGCTAAGTCACAGGGGAGACAGCAATGGCTCCACCCAGGAGCAGAGCAGACCCTGCAGTGCAGGTAGCCATGTCCTGGGCCAGGACTGCATAGATGGGCAGATCTTGGGCCAGTTGCGCCCCCTGTCAGAAGAGCAAGAACCCTCTGGGGCTACCTTCCTTGGGGAGCCTGCCTTCCCTGAGATGGATTCAGAGGATCTCCGGCTGGCTTCCTTCTACAACTGGCCATCCACTGCTGGAATTCAGCCCGAGCCATTGGCTGCTGCTGGCTTCTTCCATACAG GCCAGCAGGACAAGGTGAGATGTTTCTTCTGCTATGGTGGTCTGCATAGCTGGGAGCAGGGAGATGACCCCTGGACAGAGCATGCCCGATGGTTCCCCAG GTGTCAGTTCCTGCTGCAGTCAAAAGGAAGGCACTTTGTGGAAAGAATCCAGGCCTGCACCCCCTTACTTGGCTCCTGG GATCAATGGGAAGAACCAGAAGATACGGTCCCTGTCATCCCCTCAG ATACCAGGGGCATCCGGGAATGGAGCCAGAGCCCAGCTGTGCCCAGCACAGCCCCTTCACAACTGATGGCTAACATGCTCCAGGAGGATGAGGGCCAGACAGTCAGGGCCAGAG CTCCTGCCCATGGAGGCCCTGAATTGTTCACATCCAGAGGAGAGACACAGCCCGAAGATGTCAGTGAGCCAG GAGCTGGGTCTGTGCAGGAACAGCTGCGACAGCTGCAGGAGGAGAGAACATGCAAGGTGTGCCTGGATCGAGCTGTCTCTGTAGTCTTCGTGCCCTGTGGCCACTTAGTCTGTCCTGAGTGTGCCCCCAACCTGCAGGTGTGCCCGATCTGCAGGGTGCCTATCTGCAGCTGTGTACGCACCTTCCTGTCCTAA
- the Nkain4 gene encoding sodium/potassium-transporting ATPase subunit beta-1-interacting protein 4 isoform X2, producing MGSCSGRCTLLALCALQLVTALERQVFDFLGYQWAPILANFIHIIVVILGLFGTLQYRPRYIVVYAVWAAVWVTWNVFIICFYLEVGGLSKDSELLTFNLSQHRSWWKEHGPGCLHEEAATAGLGAMHGQSLVVDAGCATVYSYMEALHSGLQILLALLGFVYGCYVVSVLTEEEDSYHISFSKAVPRPYRCHGHAWASWKSWN from the exons GTCACTGCTCTGGAGCGGCAGGTGTTTGACTTCCTGGGCTACCAGTGGGCACCCATCCTGGCCAACTTCATCCACATCATCGTGGTCATCTTGGGACTCTTCGGCACCCTCCAGTATCGGCCACGCTACATTGTGGTG TATGCTGTGTGGGCAGCTGTCTGGGTTACCTGGAATGTCTTCATTATCTGCTTCTACCTGGAAGTGGGGGGCCTCTCAAAG GACAGTGAGCTCTTGACCTTCAATCTCTCCCAGCACCGCTCCTGGTGGAAAGAGCATGGGCCAGGCTGTCTTCATGAAGAGGCAGCCACAGCCGGCCTGGGAGCAATGCATGGCCAGTCCTTGGTGGTAGATGCTGGATGTGCCACGGTGTACAGCTATATGGAAGCCCTGCACAGTGGTCTGCAGATCCTGCTGGCG CTCCTGGGTTTCGTCTATGGCTGCTACGTGGTCAGCGTGCTCACAGAAGAAGAAGACAGCT ATCACATTTCCTTCTCTAAAGCAGTACCACGGCCCTACAGATGCCATGGCCATGCCTGGGCTTCCTGGAAGTCTTGGAATTGA
- the Nkain4 gene encoding sodium/potassium-transporting ATPase subunit beta-1-interacting protein 4 isoform X1: protein MGSCSGRCTLLALCALQLVTALERQVFDFLGYQWAPILANFIHIIVVILGLFGTLQYRPRYIVVYAVWAAVWVTWNVFIICFYLEVGGLSKDSELLTFNLSQHRSWWKEHGPGCLHEEAATAGLGAMHGQSLVVDAGCATVYSYMEALHSGLQILLALLGFVYGCYVVSVLTEEEDSFDFIGGFDPFPLYHVNEKPSSLLSKQAYLPA from the exons GTCACTGCTCTGGAGCGGCAGGTGTTTGACTTCCTGGGCTACCAGTGGGCACCCATCCTGGCCAACTTCATCCACATCATCGTGGTCATCTTGGGACTCTTCGGCACCCTCCAGTATCGGCCACGCTACATTGTGGTG TATGCTGTGTGGGCAGCTGTCTGGGTTACCTGGAATGTCTTCATTATCTGCTTCTACCTGGAAGTGGGGGGCCTCTCAAAG GACAGTGAGCTCTTGACCTTCAATCTCTCCCAGCACCGCTCCTGGTGGAAAGAGCATGGGCCAGGCTGTCTTCATGAAGAGGCAGCCACAGCCGGCCTGGGAGCAATGCATGGCCAGTCCTTGGTGGTAGATGCTGGATGTGCCACGGTGTACAGCTATATGGAAGCCCTGCACAGTGGTCTGCAGATCCTGCTGGCG CTCCTGGGTTTCGTCTATGGCTGCTACGTGGTCAGCGTGCTCACAGAAGAAGAAGACAGCT TTGATTTCATTGGTGGATTTGACCCATTCCCCCTGTACCATGTCAATGAAAAGCCGTCCAGCCTCTTGTCCAAGCAGGCATATTT GCCTGCATAA